A DNA window from Alligator mississippiensis isolate rAllMis1 chromosome 11, rAllMis1, whole genome shotgun sequence contains the following coding sequences:
- the RXRB gene encoding retinoic acid receptor RXR-beta isoform X1, whose translation MGDSDRDCRSPDSSSLSSSPPPPPEPPAPLPPSMIGAAMTSALGSPGASLGSPFPVISSSMGSPGLPATPAVGYGPVSSPQINSTVNLSGLHSVSSSDDVKPPLGMRGVPCHPHGGMMPGKRLCAICGDRSSGKHYGVYSCEGCKGFFKRTIRKDLTYTCRDNKDCVVDKRQRNRCQYCRYQKCLATGMKREAVQEERQRGKEKEGDNELGASANEEMPVEKILDAELAVEQKSDQSVDGSASGGSSPNDPVTNICQAADKQLFTLVEWAKRIPHFSELPLDDQVILLRAGWNELLIASFSHRSISVKDGILLATGLHVHRNSAHSAGVGAIFDRVLTELVSKMRDMRMDKTELGCLRAIILFNPDAKGLSNPGEVELLREKVYASLESYCKQKYPEQQGRFAKLLLRLPALRSIGLKCLEHLFFFKLIGDTPIDTFLMEMLEAPHQLS comes from the exons atgGGAGACAGCGACCGCG ACTGCCGCAGCCCGGACAGCTCGTCGCTCAGCTCGTCGCCGCCGCCCCCGCCGGAGCCCCCGGCCCCGCTGCCGCCCTCCATGATCGGTGCGGCCATGACCTCCGCCCTGGGCTCGCCCGGCGCCAGCCTCGGCTCCCCCTTCCCCGTCATCAGCTCCTCCATGGGCTCCCCCGGCCTGCCCGCCACGCCCGCCGTCGGCTACGGGCCCGTCAGCAGCCCGCAG ATCAACTCCACGGTGAACCTGTCAGGGCTGCACTCGGTGAGCAGCTCAGATGACGTGAAGCCGCCGTTGGGCATGCGGGGggttccctgccacccccacggTGGCATGATGCCTGGGAAGCGCCTCTGCGCCATCTGTGGGGACAGGTCATCAG GTAAGCACTATGGCGTGTACAGCTGTGAGGGCTGCAAGGGTTTCTTCAAACGGACGATCCGCAAGGACCTGACCTATACGTGCCGGGACAACAAGGACTGCGTGGTGGACAAGCGCCAGCGCAACCGCTGCCAGTACTGCCGCTACCAGAAGTGCTTGGCCACCGGCATGAAGCGCGAAG cggTGCAGGAGGAGCGGCAGCGGggcaaggagaaggagggggacaATGAGCTGGGGGCCAGCGCCAACGAGGAAATGCCAGTGGAGAAGATCCTGGACGCTGAGCTGGCTGTGGAGCAGAAGTCGGACCAAAGCGTGGACGGGTCGGCCAGTGGCGGCAGCTCG CCCAATGACCCGGTAACCAACATCTGCCAAGCAGCCGACAAGCAGCTGTTCACGCTGGTGGAATGGGCCAAGCGCATCCCCCACTTCTCTGAGCTGCCCCTGGACGACCAGGTCATCCTGCTGCGggccg gCTGGAACGAGCTGCTGATCGCGTCATTCTCGCACCGCTCCATCTCGGTGAAGGACGGCATCCTCCTGGCCACAGGGCTGCACGTGCATCGCAACAGTGCCCACAGCGCCGGTGTCGGTGCCATCTTTGacag GGTGCTGACGGAGCTGGTGTCCAAAATGCGGGACATGCGCATGGACAAGACGGAGCTGGGCTGTCTGCGCGCCATCATCCTCTTCAACCCAG ACGCCAAGGGGCTGTCAAACCCGGGGGAGGTAGAGCTGCTGCGGGAGAAGGTGTATGCATCGCTGGAGTCCTACTGCAAGCAGAAGTACCCGGAACAGCAGGGCAG GTTTGCCAagctgctgctgcggctgccaGCCCTGCGCTCCATTGGGCTGAAGTGCCTGGAGCACCTCTTCTTCTTCAAGCTCATCGGGGACACCCCCATCGACACCTTCCTTATGGAGATGCTCGAGGCCCCCCACCAGCTCTCCTGA
- the RXRB gene encoding retinoic acid receptor RXR-beta isoform X2, protein MVQGERAWEPRLYDCRSPDSSSLSSSPPPPPEPPAPLPPSMIGAAMTSALGSPGASLGSPFPVISSSMGSPGLPATPAVGYGPVSSPQINSTVNLSGLHSVSSSDDVKPPLGMRGVPCHPHGGMMPGKRLCAICGDRSSGKHYGVYSCEGCKGFFKRTIRKDLTYTCRDNKDCVVDKRQRNRCQYCRYQKCLATGMKREAVQEERQRGKEKEGDNELGASANEEMPVEKILDAELAVEQKSDQSVDGSASGGSSPNDPVTNICQAADKQLFTLVEWAKRIPHFSELPLDDQVILLRAGWNELLIASFSHRSISVKDGILLATGLHVHRNSAHSAGVGAIFDRVLTELVSKMRDMRMDKTELGCLRAIILFNPDAKGLSNPGEVELLREKVYASLESYCKQKYPEQQGRFAKLLLRLPALRSIGLKCLEHLFFFKLIGDTPIDTFLMEMLEAPHQLS, encoded by the exons ATGGTGCAGGGGGAGCGGGCGTGGGAGCCTCGTCTCTATG ACTGCCGCAGCCCGGACAGCTCGTCGCTCAGCTCGTCGCCGCCGCCCCCGCCGGAGCCCCCGGCCCCGCTGCCGCCCTCCATGATCGGTGCGGCCATGACCTCCGCCCTGGGCTCGCCCGGCGCCAGCCTCGGCTCCCCCTTCCCCGTCATCAGCTCCTCCATGGGCTCCCCCGGCCTGCCCGCCACGCCCGCCGTCGGCTACGGGCCCGTCAGCAGCCCGCAG ATCAACTCCACGGTGAACCTGTCAGGGCTGCACTCGGTGAGCAGCTCAGATGACGTGAAGCCGCCGTTGGGCATGCGGGGggttccctgccacccccacggTGGCATGATGCCTGGGAAGCGCCTCTGCGCCATCTGTGGGGACAGGTCATCAG GTAAGCACTATGGCGTGTACAGCTGTGAGGGCTGCAAGGGTTTCTTCAAACGGACGATCCGCAAGGACCTGACCTATACGTGCCGGGACAACAAGGACTGCGTGGTGGACAAGCGCCAGCGCAACCGCTGCCAGTACTGCCGCTACCAGAAGTGCTTGGCCACCGGCATGAAGCGCGAAG cggTGCAGGAGGAGCGGCAGCGGggcaaggagaaggagggggacaATGAGCTGGGGGCCAGCGCCAACGAGGAAATGCCAGTGGAGAAGATCCTGGACGCTGAGCTGGCTGTGGAGCAGAAGTCGGACCAAAGCGTGGACGGGTCGGCCAGTGGCGGCAGCTCG CCCAATGACCCGGTAACCAACATCTGCCAAGCAGCCGACAAGCAGCTGTTCACGCTGGTGGAATGGGCCAAGCGCATCCCCCACTTCTCTGAGCTGCCCCTGGACGACCAGGTCATCCTGCTGCGggccg gCTGGAACGAGCTGCTGATCGCGTCATTCTCGCACCGCTCCATCTCGGTGAAGGACGGCATCCTCCTGGCCACAGGGCTGCACGTGCATCGCAACAGTGCCCACAGCGCCGGTGTCGGTGCCATCTTTGacag GGTGCTGACGGAGCTGGTGTCCAAAATGCGGGACATGCGCATGGACAAGACGGAGCTGGGCTGTCTGCGCGCCATCATCCTCTTCAACCCAG ACGCCAAGGGGCTGTCAAACCCGGGGGAGGTAGAGCTGCTGCGGGAGAAGGTGTATGCATCGCTGGAGTCCTACTGCAAGCAGAAGTACCCGGAACAGCAGGGCAG GTTTGCCAagctgctgctgcggctgccaGCCCTGCGCTCCATTGGGCTGAAGTGCCTGGAGCACCTCTTCTTCTTCAAGCTCATCGGGGACACCCCCATCGACACCTTCCTTATGGAGATGCTCGAGGCCCCCCACCAGCTCTCCTGA